CCAACCGAAATCGCTGAAAAGATAGTAAGTGATCAGTCCGGCGAGGATGTGGTTGACGGTATGCTTTATCGAAGTCTAGACCAGGTTTTGCATGACTCTATGATACCATATTCGGAGCATGTTATACTTGATAGGGCCCTGCCCCGAGTTGAGGACGGACTTAAGCCCGTACAGAGACGCATACTTTATTCGATGCTGGAGCTTGGCGTCACCCCTGATAAGGCTTTTAGAAAATCTGCTCGTATAGTGGGGGACTGTATGGGTAAGTATCACCCTCACGGAGACTCTTCGGTTTATGATGCGATGGTGCGTATGGCTCAGCCTTATAATACCAATGGGCTTTTGATTGAAGGGCACGGAAATTTTGGAAGCATTGACGGTGACAGTGCTGCCGCCATGCGTTATACCGAAGCGCGTATGGCACCTCTTGCCATGGAACTTTTGCGTGACCTTGAAAAAGATACGGTAAAGTGGAATTTTAACTTTGACGATACTCTAAAAGAGCCGGATGTTTTGCCCGGAAGATTTCCTAATATATTGGTGAACGGCACTACGGGTATTGCGGTAGGGCTTGCAACAAACATACCTCCGCACAATTTGGCCGAAGTTATTGACGGTGTTTGTGCTTATATTGACCATCCTAAAATTACACTTAAAGAAATGATGAAAATCATAAAAGCGCCCGATTTTCCGACAGGCGGATATATTTTAAGCAACTCCGAAATTGAACAGGCTTATGCTACAGGAAGAGGCAGAATTATAATGCGGGCTAAAATTCATATTGAAACCGATGGCGCCGACAAGCGTAATATTGTAATAACTGAAATTCCTTATCAGACCAATAAGGCAGCAATCCTTCAAAAAATTGCAGTCTTGCGTGAGGACGGCAAAAATGTGCTGAGCGGCGTTGCTGACATAAGGGATGAATCGGACCGCAAGGGTATCAGAGCTGTGGTAAAAGTCAAAAAAGATGCCGATATCAAAGCGATTTGCGACTTTTTGTTTAAATACACCAACCTGCAAACCACCTTTGGCGTGAACATGGTGGCCATTGCCGGCGGGAAACCTAAGCAGATGAGCTTGCTTGAAATTTTGGAATATTACGTGGACTATCAGCGTGAGGTGGTGCTGAGGCGCAGCAAGTATGAGCTTGAAGAAGCCAAAGAGCGCGAGCATATTTTAAGCGGACTCTTGATTGCAATACGTAACATTGATGCTGTAATAAAGATTATAAAGACCTCGCCAAACACCACAACTGCAAGGCAGCGCCTCAGAGAAAAGTTTAATCTGAGTGAGCGTCAGGCTCAGGCGATTTTGGATATGAGGCTTGCTCGTCTTACCAGTCTTGAAGTATTTAAGCTTGAAGAAGAGATAAAGCAGCTTCAGGAGCTTATAAAAAAGCTTACGGCTATTGTGAATTCAAAGAAACTACAGTTCGATTTGGTAAAATCCGAAATGCTTGCAATAAAGAAGCAATATAAAAAAGAACGTCAGACGGTTGTCATGAAAAACGCCGAGGTGGCTATCCCCAGCGACCAGGACAAAAAAGCTACACAAGAGGTATATATTGCGGTAAACGCCATGGGCAACATAAAAATTATCAACCGAAAATTCTTTTTGACGTCAATCAGGGAGTTTAGAGAAACCTCAACGCTTGCTGAGGCGCACAATATTCTGGTGCCTTCTGACACCGACAAGTTTGCACTTGTGTTCACAAACCTTGGTAACTGTTATAAAATTCCTGTGCGCTCCATTCCTGAGAGCAGGTTTAAAGACAAGGGCACTCCGCCCAGCAAAGTGATTAAGGATATGAGCGAAAACGAGCGCGTTATATATATTTTAAGCACCGATGAAGAAACTTTGCCTAAGGGGAACTTGCTGTTTTTCACCAAGAGCGGGATGGTAAAACGCACTGATATAAAGGAATACGGACTGCTTAAATCGTCATTTGCTGCAGCAAAATTAAAAGATGATGATGAGATTATCGGTATGGATGTAGAGCGCGACGGAACTACACTGCTGTTTGTGACAAAAGATGGAATGGTGCTTAACGCAGGCAGAGATGATGTGCCGCTGCAGGGCCGAATTTCGGGTGGAGTCAAAGGTATAAATCTGGGAAGCGGCGACTACTGCGTATTTGCCGGGCAAACCTCTGACGAAGGTGAGGTTGTTATGCTTACCGACAAAGCATATGCCAAGCGGGTAGTGGTCAGCAGTATTGATGTCATGGCAAGATACCGCAAGGGTCTGAGGCTCATGCCTTTTGGTCCCAACGGCAGCAAGCTTGTGTTTGCTGACACCGTAACTGCGCCATATTATATTGTAGGTGAAGCTGAAAGCACACTTTATGGCAGAAACACTGACCTTGTTGTAATAGAAAGCCGCACGGGCAAGGGTAAGATTATTGAAAAAGGCGCCGGTGAAATTATAAATGGACATAAATATCTGATAGAGTAATGCATAATTAAAATCAGGAGGTTTTAAATGAAAGCAAAAACTATTATATTACCAGAAAGCAATTGTTTCCTCAGATTCAAGAAATGACTAAAGACAACTCTTTCTGAAAAGAAAATAGTATTAAAGCGAATAGACGTAAAGAAGCAAGGTGATATTGCTTCTTTTTGTTTTTTTCAAAACTAAAAGACTTTAGTTGGTAAACTGATTTGAAAAAGTCAGATTATTTTTTTATCATAGAAATAGCTGTAAAAACATATTTATATACAAAAGCTTAAAACAACATAACTAGTTATTAAACTCAAAATTTCGACAAGATACTACCATGGCTCCATTTTGTAAAAACCTTTAAAAAATATATCATAATAGCGAGGATAAAATGCATTTTCATGTTTTAAAATCAAATAACCTCAAACTTATTGCTGTGATGATTGTGGTCATAGCTCTTCTTAGCGTAAACTTTGGCGGCAAGACGCTGGCTTCGGCCTATTTTGGGCAAGAACGGAAAATTCCGGTTTATTCGGTGCAGACGGACGAAAAAAAGATAGCCATAAGCTTTGACGCAGCATGGGGTGCCGACAAAACCGAGAAGATTATGGATATACTTGACCGCCACAATGTTACGGCAACCTTCTTTTTGGTGGGCTTTTGGGTAGATAAGTATCCCGAAATGGTTGAGCTTATTGACGCAAGAGGCTTTGAGATTGGCACACATAGCAACACTCATCCGGATTTGGTAAAGCTTGACTCCAACCAAATTTTTCTTGAACTTAAAACTTCGATGGAGAAAATAACTGCTCGCACCAACAAGCCTGTAAAGCTTTTTAGGGCACCGTTTGGAAGTTATAGCAATCAAGTTTTGACCGAAGCCGAAAAGTTGGGGCTTATTACAATTCAGTGGGATGTAGATTCTCTCGATTGGCAGGGGATTGATGGAAACAGAATTACTTCAAATATAATTACCAAAGTAAAAAACGGCTCAATAATTCTGTGTCACAACAATTCTGACCACATACTTGAAGCTCTTGACGGTGTGATAGGAGCTTTGAAAGGGCGCGGGTATCAGTTTGTAAGCATAGGTGAACTGATTTATACACAAAATTATAGCATCAATTCTCAGGGAGTACAAATACAAAATTAACAAAAAACATAGGAGGTTTTTATGTACGAGCTAATGGAAAACAATAAAGTATTTTTGATGGGTAAAGTGGTGAGTGAGCCCAAATTCAGCCACGATGTTTATGGTGAAGGGTTTTATGAGCTTAATCTGGAAGTCCCGAGGCTGAGTGACCACAGTGATATAATCCCGATAACTGTGTCTGAGCGGTTGCTTGAAAATCAGTTTAAGCTGGGGAGTATGGTGGGAGTACGTGGACAGTTTAGGAGTTATAACAAAGTTGCTGACGACAAAAGCAAACTGATGCTTACTGTTTTTGTAAGAGAACTTGCAGAGTATGATGACAGTATCAATCCAAACATTATAGAACTAAGCGGATATCTGTGTAAAGCGCCTATATATCGCACAACACCTTTTAAACGGGAGATTTGTGATATGCTTCTTGCTGTTAACCGTGCCTATAACAAGTCGGACTATCTGCCTTGCATTGCATGGGGAAGAAATGCCAGATTTGCAAAGGCCATTGAAGTTGGAAGCCGAGTGTTTCTGGTGGGCAGAATTCAGAGCCGTGAATATCAAAAACGCCTAAATGATGATATGATGCTCACAAAAACCGCCTACGAAATATCAGTCAATAAGCTGTCAGTTGACGGAGGAGCGCAAAAACTTAGTGACACTTTTGATGGCTTTGATATAAAAACCGAGGCTAGCGGAAGTTGAAAATAATAAATTACAACATAAAACCTCTCACATGAGAGGTTTTATCATTTATTTCCGCCTTCTTTTTTTAGATGCGGTATATTATTACTGAATAACCCTGCAGACTGTAAATACACCTTTTATTTATTATTCTTTTTAGAGACTGCTATTAAAACTACAGCTAGTATGGCTGCTGCAATGGCGAGAATGATTGCAATGATGATTTCGGTTTTGATACCGTCCATCTCTATGTATTTGGTTTTGATATATCCCTGTGCCACATTATCGGTTTGGTCAAGGTATTCAATCAGGGTATATTCCTGATTTCGGTCAATGTTACCCACAACTTTTATGCGCGTGCCGTGCTGCAGAGAATATATTACTGTGCCTCCCGCCGCATCATATATTGCCGCTATGGCACTGCCGTCGGTTATGTTGACTGCGGCGTTTGAGCGGATGAATTCGGCAGTTGCATCCTTGTTATATGAGGTCAAAACCAAGGTGTTTACATAATAATATTTATGGTCGATAGTTTCAATTTCATAAAAAGATGCATTTAAAAAATCTTTGTAATCTTCAAGCAGACGCACAGCCTTAATTTTTGTGTTTGACGGAATATCGCCAAGCATCAGCGGTGAAATAATTGTTTCTCTTGTTTTTAGACTGCTTGGAAATTTGTATCTTTTTGCATTTATAAAAGTTATCATATTGGGGTTTGAAATTGTCTGCGTAGCTGCTGCGGTGAGATTGTTTTTGTGAATATAAGTGGTGAAGTTATAATTTTCTTGATTTGTGACAAGACAATACTTGAAATTGTTTTCTTCACCCAGCACAAAAACGAAGTCGTTTGTGTCAAAGTTCTGTTCAGGTGAAATTGCATAAGGATAGGCATAGCTTGTGGCAGTGTTTTTCAGCTTCATAATTTCTATGGGGCTATCCAGCATAACCTGCTGAGTATAGTCGGGCTTTTCAAAATTCCGAAGGTTGTCAACGATATCACTCAGGTCTATTGTGGCAATATTGCTGGCCATAAGAAAGTATCCGTCTGCCGTAACCTTGTCAAATGTAAAGCCATGCATTTGAATATTGTTGTCTATTTTATCGTTTGGAATTGTCGCATTACTTGAGCCTATATCAAAAACTTCAGGTAAGTTGTAGTTTGGGGCGGAAAGTTTGGTGAGAGTGTGAGTATAAGTGCCGCCGTACTCATAGAAGTATAAATTATCTTTATAATCGGTGTTTATGTCATCGAAAGGTATGTTGATGTCTATTTTATCTACAACTTCGCCTAGTGTTGTATCAATTGTTATTACCGTAGTATCTGTCACCACAATCAGATTGTTTGTGTCACTTGATGGAAATAGCCTGCTGTTTGATTGAATTAGTGGGACAGCACTAAGCAACGTTGTGTCTATATTTACCATTTCAAAACCAGCTAAGGTTTTCTTTATCAGTGCTCCATAGTCTGTCGCATTTTTGTTCCATGACATTGCGGCATAAATATTGCCGAAGCTGTCCACAGTCATATCGCTTATTGTCTTAAGGTTGTTATTGTCAATTTCAGTGCTGTTAAAATATTGGTTAAGGTTGTTCACTTCAGTGAAGCTTGTTGAGGTTGGGCTAGGTTTTATAACATTTCCCGCCATATCAAATTGTTTTATGTGATGAGGTCCTGCTGTTGTGTTGGTATAGTTGTAATATACATAAATGCTGTTGCTGTCGGTTAATGAGATAAGGGGATTAACAAGTCCATTATCAGCTGCTCCAAATACGCCTATATTATAAGCGCAATCAGATTGCTCAAGTTTGGTTTTGTCAATGATTTGAATTTGATTTGGTGTGGTTATATCGGTGCTTCCTCCATCAGTTACTACCAGAGTATCTCCATATATAGTTATGCGTTTTGCCGATGTAAATTCGCCCGCGGCAAAATTGCCCCCATAAGCCAAAGCAGTCAAACTTGGCGTGCTTTGAGAAGTAAATAGCAGGGCAGATATTAAAAATATGAAGAGTGTTTTGACAAATTTCATAATTATCTCCGTTAAAACTTGCTTAACACTCAAATTATATCACAAAAGACATTAAAAGTAAACTGCTGAAGATAAAGCCCTTAACAAAAACAATATGAAACATATGTTTTAATCATTGGCGGAAAATGTCGAATTTTGCGCATAAATAAGGCACCCGATAAAGATATTTACAAAATTATTCAAAAATATGTCACTAAAAATTGACTTTTGAAATATTTGTCATATATAATGACGAGGACAACACGACAAGTAAAGAATAAAAAACAAAGAGGAGGGAAATATGAATTATAGAGTATGGTGCAGAACAATGTTGACAGTGTATAAGTTTCTTGGAGTAATCACGGCCTCACTTGACAAATGTATAAACCGTATGGCCTGTAGTGCTGCTGCAGAATCGGGAAATCAAGCCGAAAAAATAATTGGTTATACCGAAAATAAGATTGATTTAATAAACTTGAAAGTAATAATAGAACAAATTTTTCTTAAAATACCCAAAGAGCATTCCGAACTTCTGATGCTGCGCTATGTAGACAATATGCAGAATAAGGATATTGCCGAGCTTAAGAATTGGGGTATGCGTACGTATTTTAGAAAGCTGAGCCGGGCTTTGACTGCGTTTGAAAACGAAGTTGAAACGGTAGCCTGTGAGCATAAAGATATTTTTGACAAGCTACTTGGGCAAAAGTGGATTGAAATGGCCTTTGACGAGCATCTGAAGAAAGTTGACAGCATGGTGTGTGGAGACAGTAGCTCTCTTGAAAAACTTGTAAGGTGCCCTATATTTTAATTATAGTTCATGGTCATCATATAAATATTGCGGTTTTATTGTTTTGACCTCTTTGAATTTTTGTGTGTTGCGTGTTTTGTTTTTTGGAGTGATTTTCATATATAACAGATAAAATATTGCAAAAGAAGGCAGCAAAACCGCAACTATTACAACAAATTTTACGTTGCTTGTTTTGAGATATTCAATATATGAAAGCACCGGAGTTATAAATGGATTCGGCGCATTTTCAAATATTTCCGTGTTTGGCAGAATTTCGCTGAGCATATCACTTAGCCCGCCATATACATAGCCTGAG
The Christensenellaceae bacterium DNA segment above includes these coding regions:
- a CDS encoding sigma-70 region 4 domain-containing protein: MNYRVWCRTMLTVYKFLGVITASLDKCINRMACSAAAESGNQAEKIIGYTENKIDLINLKVIIEQIFLKIPKEHSELLMLRYVDNMQNKDIAELKNWGMRTYFRKLSRALTAFENEVETVACEHKDIFDKLLGQKWIEMAFDEHLKKVDSMVCGDSSSLEKLVRCPIF
- a CDS encoding single-stranded DNA-binding protein; this encodes MYELMENNKVFLMGKVVSEPKFSHDVYGEGFYELNLEVPRLSDHSDIIPITVSERLLENQFKLGSMVGVRGQFRSYNKVADDKSKLMLTVFVRELAEYDDSINPNIIELSGYLCKAPIYRTTPFKREICDMLLAVNRAYNKSDYLPCIAWGRNARFAKAIEVGSRVFLVGRIQSREYQKRLNDDMMLTKTAYEISVNKLSVDGGAQKLSDTFDGFDIKTEASGS
- a CDS encoding polysaccharide deacetylase family protein, with protein sequence MHFHVLKSNNLKLIAVMIVVIALLSVNFGGKTLASAYFGQERKIPVYSVQTDEKKIAISFDAAWGADKTEKIMDILDRHNVTATFFLVGFWVDKYPEMVELIDARGFEIGTHSNTHPDLVKLDSNQIFLELKTSMEKITARTNKPVKLFRAPFGSYSNQVLTEAEKLGLITIQWDVDSLDWQGIDGNRITSNIITKVKNGSIILCHNNSDHILEALDGVIGALKGRGYQFVSIGELIYTQNYSINSQGVQIQN
- a CDS encoding DNA topoisomerase 4 subunit A, whose product is MSDEELPKNNDPIDGQIGIEEMALPPLDEDETGFMEPISGQIGLEELTYAEFVDDKDEQRQIEEGAFEQEIEQTQEEEELVEDMLEQQQDRTDRAEAEEAAQQQEILEEEEPFEEEPAAEYIEQVTRQDADIKEETAVEQENIEETEEPEQMAKLEDETREETAEKADEPEKVIEKEKIVRKTQISISKAVNTIKISAQKQEAINKPIEQGVSELTEKDEIEMNNAEEGDKVSQMEELVGADEETAANNEEVEHQSFDFAEDEPTEIAEKIVSDQSGEDVVDGMLYRSLDQVLHDSMIPYSEHVILDRALPRVEDGLKPVQRRILYSMLELGVTPDKAFRKSARIVGDCMGKYHPHGDSSVYDAMVRMAQPYNTNGLLIEGHGNFGSIDGDSAAAMRYTEARMAPLAMELLRDLEKDTVKWNFNFDDTLKEPDVLPGRFPNILVNGTTGIAVGLATNIPPHNLAEVIDGVCAYIDHPKITLKEMMKIIKAPDFPTGGYILSNSEIEQAYATGRGRIIMRAKIHIETDGADKRNIVITEIPYQTNKAAILQKIAVLREDGKNVLSGVADIRDESDRKGIRAVVKVKKDADIKAICDFLFKYTNLQTTFGVNMVAIAGGKPKQMSLLEILEYYVDYQREVVLRRSKYELEEAKEREHILSGLLIAIRNIDAVIKIIKTSPNTTTARQRLREKFNLSERQAQAILDMRLARLTSLEVFKLEEEIKQLQELIKKLTAIVNSKKLQFDLVKSEMLAIKKQYKKERQTVVMKNAEVAIPSDQDKKATQEVYIAVNAMGNIKIINRKFFLTSIREFRETSTLAEAHNILVPSDTDKFALVFTNLGNCYKIPVRSIPESRFKDKGTPPSKVIKDMSENERVIYILSTDEETLPKGNLLFFTKSGMVKRTDIKEYGLLKSSFAAAKLKDDDEIIGMDVERDGTTLLFVTKDGMVLNAGRDDVPLQGRISGGVKGINLGSGDYCVFAGQTSDEGEVVMLTDKAYAKRVVVSSIDVMARYRKGLRLMPFGPNGSKLVFADTVTAPYYIVGEAESTLYGRNTDLVVIESRTGKGKIIEKGAGEIINGHKYLIE